The Vibrio crassostreae genomic interval TTACTACAGGCTTCGTGATTGGCTTGATGAAGTTAAGACCACCCATGCTCATATCACCTGTTGCTAGCATTGGTGATACCAACCAGTGAGAAATCTTTTCTAGAATACCAAACGCCATCTCTAGTGGTAGGAAGATAGCAACGGCTAATAGGTTAAAGAAGTCGTGAATAGTCGCACTTGCGAATGCACGTTTGAACTCTTCTTTACAACGAACGTGACCAAGGCTAACTAGCGTATTGGTTACCGTAGTACCAATGTTAGCACCCATGATCATTGGGATTGCTAGCTCAACAGGTAAACCACCTGCCACAAGGCCAACGATAATTGAAGTAACTGTGCTTGATGATTGAATAAGTGCTGTTGCCACTAAACCAATCATTAAGCCTGCAACTGGGTGTGAAGCAAATTCGAAAAGAACCTTTGCTTGCTCGCCTGTTGCCCATTTGAAGCCTGTACCAACCATTGAAACTGAAAGTAATAGTAGGTAAAGCATGAATGCCAAGTTAGCCCAGCGTAGCCAACGAGTAGTGCTCGAGATAGGCGCTGCTGCAGTAGTAGCTTGGTTCATAATGTTTTCTCCATTGGACCGTTTAAGTCTGTGTTTGGTCTGTTTGTTTAATCTGAGCGTGATGTTAGAGAACAAATATTTCAGTAATATTACATTTTGGTTTAGGTTGGGTTTTTTTGTGATGATTTGCTGTTTAAATATTTTGACAGTAAATATTGTTTATTTAACCTTCTGTTTTAATTGGTTTTTTGCCATTTTCAACCTGGGTGATATAGATCTTAAAAGTTAGAGAAAAATTGAAAATAATCGATGAAATATTACATTATGAAATCAGACACTTCGTAAAAATAGGTGGTAATGGTTAGTTAGGTTTGGTTTTTCCGAGTTTGTTGAGTGGGAGTGTCATATTTGATATAAAAGGGTATCTACTCTTTATTACGGCACATCTATGTCGCACCTCAACTATAACCACCTTTATTACTTTTGGATGGTTTGCAAACAAGGCTCTGTTACTAAAGCGGCAGAAGCTCTATTCCTAACACCACAAACAGTAACGGGTCAGATAAAAGCGTTAGAAGAGCGTATGGATGGCAAGTTAACTAAGCGTAATGGTCGCAGTGTTGAGCCGACAGAGCTTGGGCAGCTAGTCTTTAAGTACGCTGACCGTATGTTTGGCCTGAGTTACGAGATGCTGGATATCGTAAATTATAGCCAGCACTCTAATATTCTGTTTGATGTTGGTGTTGCGGATGCACTGTCTAAAAGACTCGTAAGCAAGATACTGATGTCGACGATTCCCCCAGATAACAGCATTCATTTACGTTGCTTTGAATCGACCCATGAAATGCTACTTGAGCAACTTTCTCAGCATAAGCTCGATATGATCTTGTCTGATTGCCCGGTGGATTCGAGTCAAAGCCCTGGCCTGTTTAGTAAAAAGCTCGGCGAAAGTGGAATGAGCTTTTTCAGTTCCGGCAAGGTTGAAGGTGTGAACTTCCCCGCGGTATTAGAACAAAGAAAGCTTTTGATACCTGGTAGTCGAACCTCAATGGGGCGCAAAGTGCTGCAGTGGTTTGATAGACAAGGGCTTAAACCTGATGTTTTGGGTGAGTTTGATGATGCGGCATTGATGAAGGCTTTTGCTCGCTACCACGATGACGCAATATTTTTAGCGCCAACCCTTTATATGTCTGAGGTTGAGGAAGATACATCACTGCAATTATTAGGTGGCATTGAAGAGTTAAAAGAGGAGTACTACGTCATATTTGCTGAGAGGATGATCCAACATCCAGCAGTAAAAAACGTATGCGACGCAGATTTTAGCAAATTGTTCGAGTGAGGCGGTTTGTTAATGAATTGATATCGATTATCATAACTCCACCATATGCCGGAAATACTGATAGCCCGTAGTTGGCGTAAAGGTTGTAGGGAGCCAAACTATGAACTTAAAAGAGATGGAGAAGAACTCAGCACAAGCTGTGATTCTACTCAAAGCCATGGCCAACGAGCGTCGCTTACAGATCTTGTGCCTATTACATGGTACTGAGCTGTCGGTTGGGGAGTTGTGTGGCAAGTTGGAACTGAGTCAGTCTGCTTTATCTCAACATCTTGCTTGGTTGAGAAGAGATGGTTTGGTCGAAACTCGCAAAGAAGCTCAAACTGTGTATTACACATTGAGTAGTGAAGAAGTAAAAGCGATGATTAACCTACTGCATGGTATTTACTGCAAGTAGCTTATTGCTGGTGGGAGAGGGATTTCTTATCAGGAATAAGACCGACACAAGGAAGTGTCAGTATTTCACGTCAAACGTGAGTGCCTATCTATATTACCGACCTATCTATCTGCTTGTCTGTTTTTTTTCTCGTTGTTTTTTAGCTGCTTAGCTATTTATCGGTAAGCAAATTAGCGGTTTTTCAGTTAAATAATCACCGGAAAATAATAGCATTTCTCAAATTTTAGATATAAAAAAACCGGCCAAGGCCGGTTTTTTTCGTTTTGCGTTGTAATCAAATTTCTATTAAAGAGCTTTGATTGCAGCAGCGAAACGAGACTTATGACGTGCAGCTTTATTCTTATGAATAAGGCCTTTAGTCGCCATACGGTCTAGAAGAGGTGTAACTTCTACAAGAGCAGCAGTTGCAGCTTCTTTATTGCCAGCTTCAATAGCTGCAATAGTTTTTTTCATGTAAGTGCGCATCATAGAACGACGGCTAGCATTGTGCTGGCGACGTTTCTCAGCTTGGATAGCGCGCTTCTTAGCAGATTTACTGTTTGCCAAGGGTCTAACTCCCAAAAACTTAGTTCGGTGACAATTTAAGGGCGAGGACTATCCCTCATTAGCGCTTAATTGTCAAATGATTTGTGCAAAAACCAATCGTAGCCAAACAAACTTTGGTATGGAAAGGTCATCGCGGTTAAGATGGCGGGGATTCTAACAGCATTTTTAGACCAATGCTAATAAATATGCTTCTTAGGATAGGATAGTATTTATCCTCGCTTGAAAGTAATCAACCAGTGTCAGAGGTTTCTGTGAGTAAACGACTATTAAAGTCAGGCCTGATTGTCAGTGCAATGACTTTTGTTTCCCGTGTATTGGGGCTAGTACGTGATGTAGTAGTAGCAAATTTGATGGGGGCTGGAGCGAGTGCCGACGTATTCTTCTTCGCTAATAAAATTCCTAATTTCTTACGTCGACTTTTTGCAGAAGGTGCGTTTTCTCAAGCGTTTGTTCCTGTATTAACGGAATATCACGCCGCAGGTGATAAAGATAAGACTCGAGATTTAATTGCTAAGGTGTCGGGCACGCTCGGGGTGTTAGTCTCTATCGTTACCGTTATCGGGGTGTTAGGCTCAGGTGTAATCACTGCGATGTTTGGTGCCGGTTGGTTTATCGATTGGTTAAATGACGGTCCAGCTGCGCCAAAATTTGAGCTAGCGAGTTTTATGCTCAAGATTACCTTTCCTTATTTGTGGTTTATCACCTTTGTTGCGTTATCTGGTGCCATTCTTAATACATTAGGTAAGTTTGCGGTCTCTTCTTTTACTCCAGTGTTCTTGAACGTGATGATCATAGGCGCTGCATGGTTTATCTCACCTAATTTAGAACAACCAGAAATTGGTTTAGCCATTGGTGTGTTTCTTGGTGGCTTAGTCCAATTCCTTTTCCAAATGCCTTTCTTGATCAAAGCGGGTGTGTTGGTTAAGCCGAAGTGGGGCTGGAGAGATCCGGGCGTTGTTAAGATCCGCACACTAATGATCCCGGCTTTGTTCGGTGTATCGGTCAGTCAAATCAATTTATTGTTTGATACCTTTATTGCCAGCTTCCTCGCAACTGGTTCTATAAGTTGGTTGTACTACTCAGACCGACTGCTTGAATTTCCTCTCGGTTTATTCGGTATCGCGATTGCGACCGTGATTCTTCCTGCTTTGTCTCGTAAACACGTAGATGCTCAAGGGGAAGGGTTCGCGCATACCATGGACTGGGGCGTGCGCATGGTTTTGCTGCTTGGTATTCCTGCGATGCTTGGTCTTATTGTGTTAGCAAAGCCAATGCTGATGGTGCTATTCATGCGTGGTGAGTTCTCTCCACATGATGTACAGCAGGCATCAATGTCATTGGTGGCCTACGCATCAGGCTTGCTTAATTTCATGCTGATTAAAGTATTAGCGCCTGGTTATTACTCTCGCCAAGATACAAAAACACCGGTTAAATACGGCATTATCGCGATGGTGACCAATATGGTGTTTAACGCGATTTTTGCTTATTTCTATGGCTATGTAGGTTTGGCGATTGCGACGGCATTGTCTGCCTTTGTGAATATGGCCTTGCTATATCGCGGATTGCACCTTGCGGGCGTATATCAATTAACTAAGACAACCTTGTTATTTAGTGCCAAATTGATTGTCTCGGGTGCGGTAATGGTAGCGGCTATTTTATGGCAGCTGGATAATATGCAACATTGGCTTGAATGGAGCTTTAGCCAGAGAGCGCTGACATTAACAGGCTTGATTGGACTTGGTGGCTTTGTTTATATTGTTTCGGTACTGATTTTAGGTATCCGAGTAAAACATTTAAAAGCAGCGACAGATTAATACTGATTAGTATATAATCCGTCGGTTTCACACAATAAATGATGCAAATAACAGGTTTTAGCTGATCATAATGGAACTGATCCGAGGTATACACAATATTAAAGCGCAGCATCATGGCTGTGTATTAACCATAGGTAACTTCGATGGTGTTCATTTAGGACATCAAGAGGTTCTGAGTCAGGTTTCTAAACAAGCTGCAGCATTAGGGCTACCTTCTGTTGTTATGACGTTTGAGCCGCAACCTATGGAGCTGTTTGCCCGAGATAGAGCGCCAGCACGTTTAACTCGCTTACGAGATAAATACGTGCAACTGAGCAAGCTGGATATCAGTCGTTTATTGTGTGTCAATTTTAATCAGTATTTTGCAAGTTTATCCGCGGAAGCATTCATTAAGGATCTTTTGGTTGATAAGCTTGGTGTGAAGTTCTTGGTGGTTGGTGACGATTTTTGCTTTGGTAAAGGTCGCACTGGTAATTTCGCTATGCTCAAAGCGGCAGGCGAGAAGTACGGTTTTGAGGTGGTAAGCACCCAAAGCTATTGCTTAAACCAATTACGAGTAAGTAGTACTGAGATACGAAATGCATTAGCGGTCGATGACTTGGCTGCAAGTGCTACCATGTTAGGACGTGATTACAGTATTAGTGGTCGAGTGTCCCATGGTCGAAAACTAGGGAGAACTATCGGTTTCCCTACCGCTAATATTCCATTAAAGCGTTGTGTTTCTCCTGTATCGGGAGTGTATGTTGTTGAAGCTTTGGATATCGACGGTGTTCCTGTCGGTGGCGTTGCTAATATTGGACAACGACCAACAGTTAATGGGGTAAGGCAGCAATTAGAAGTGCACTTTTTTGACTTTAAAGCCAATTTATATGGTAAACAGTTAGAAGTACGACTTTTGCACAAACTGCGCGACGAGATAAAATTTGAATCGTTCGACGCACTAAAGAATCAAATAGAATTGGATGCTGAAGCCGCAAGGGTGTGGCTGCTTCAGCTAAAGAATTAATCGGATGATTCCACCGATTAACATAATGTCTAACTTCGCCCAATATAACGGAATTAAGAATCGATGAGTGATTATAAAGATACCCTGAACTTACCAGAAACAGGGTTCCCAATGCGCGGCAATCTGGCAAATCGTGAGCCAGAAATGCTGAAGCGTTGGTACAAAGAAGATCTTTACGGCGAAATCCGTAAGGCAAAGAAAGGTAAAAAATCTTTCGTACTGCATGATGGCCCTCCATACGCGAACGGCGACATTCACATTGGCCACGCGCTGAATAAGATTCTTAAAGACATTATTATCAAATCTAAGACCCTTTCTGGTTTTGATGCACCGTACATCCCAGGTTGGGACTGTCACGGTCTTCCAATCGAGCTAATGGTTGAGAAGAAGAAAGGTAAGCCTGGTCAGAAGATTTCGGCTGCTGAATTCCGCGAAGAGTGTCGTAAGTACGCTGCGGGCCAAGTTGAAGGTCAGAAAGAGAGCTTCAAACGTCTTGGTATCATGGGCGAGTGGGACAAACCTTACCGCACTATGGATTTCGGCACTGAAGCGAACATCATTCGTTCTCTAGGCAAAATCGCAGACAAAGGTCACCTTCTTAAAGGTTTCAAACCAGTTCACTGGTGTACTGACTGTGGTTCTGCTCTGGCTGAAGCTGAAGTTGAATATAAAGATAAAGTTTCTCCATCTATCGATGTGAAATTTACAGCAGCTGACGAAGCGGCGCTGCTAGAGAAATTTACTCTAGCTGAAGGTCATGCGGGTCAAGGCGAAATTTCTATCGTAATCTGGACGACAACACCATGGACTCTGCCGGCGAACCGCGCAGTATGTCTACGTGATGATCTTGAATACGTGCTTATCCAAGTTGAAGCGAATGGCGACCAACCAGCTCAACGTATCGTTGTTGCTTCTGATCTAGCAAAAGACGTAATGGACCGTGCAGGTATCGAGCATTTCCATAACCTTGGTTTTGCTACAGGTGCTGATCTTGAGCTTTCTCAGTTCAACCACCCGTTCTACGATTTTACTGTTCCTGCTGTTCTTGGCGACCACGTAACAACGGATTCAGGTACTGGTGTGGTTCACACTGCGCCTGGCCACGGTCAAGAGGATTTCGTGGTTGGTAAGAAGTACAACCTAGAAATCGCTAACCCAGTTGGTTCAAACGGCGTTTACCTGCCAGATACTGAGCTATTTGCTGGTCAGCACGTATTTAAAGCGAACGACTCTGTTTTAGAAGTTCTAAAAGATAAAGGTGCACTTCTGCATCACCACGCTTACGAGCACAGCTACCCACACTGTTGGAGACACAAAACTCCAATCATCTTCCGTGCAACACCACAGTGGTTCATCTCGATGGATCAAGCTGGCCTACGTGCAAAAGCACTAGAGTCAACGAAGAATGTTGAGTGGATGCCTGAGTGGGGTCAAAGCCGTATCGAAGGTATGATCGAAGGTCGCCCTGAGTGGTGTATCTCTCGTCAACGTACTTGGGGTGTGCCAATTGCTCTGTTCGTTCATAAAGAAACGTCAGAACTTCACCCTGATAGCCCAGCTCTTATTGAAAAAGTCGCGAAGCTAGTTGAAGAGAAAGGCATTCAAGCTTGGTGGGATGTAGACGCTGCTGAACTTATGGGCGCAGAAGACGCTGATAAGTACGAAAAAGTAATGGATACGCTAGACGTATGGTTCGACTCAGGTGTGACGCACTTCTCTGTTGTTGATTCTCGTGAAGAATACAACGGCAACAGTGCTGATCTTTACCTTGAAGGTTCAGACCAACACCGTGGCTGGTTCCAGTCTTCTTTAATTTCATCTATTGCGATGAAAGACGAAGCACCATACAAGCAAGTACTAACTCACGGTTTCGTGGTTGACGGTAACGGCCGTAAGATGTCTAAATCTATCGGTAACGTTGTTGCACCTAAAGATGTAACCAACAAGCTAGGTGCTGATATCCTGCGTCTATGGGTTGCTTCTACAGACTACACGGGTGAAGTTGCGGTTTCTGATGAAATCCTGAAGCGTTCAGCTGATGCTTACCGTCGTATTCGTAACACAGCGCGTTTCTTCCTAGCGAACTTGAATGGTTTCAACCCTGAAACTGACCTAGTACCTGCTGAAGAGATGGTTGCACTTGATCGCTGGGCTGTTGGCCGTGCTCAAGCTGCACAAGAAGAGATTGTTAAAGCATACGGCGAGTACAACACTCACGGTGTGACTCAACGTCTAATGCAGTTCTGTTCTATTGAAATGGGTTCTTTCTACCTAGACGTAATTAAAGACCGTCAGTACACAGCGAAGCAGGGCAGCCATGCCCAACGTAGCTGTCAAACTGCGCTTTACTACATCGTAGAAGCTCTAGTTCGTTGGATGGCACCTATCATGTCGTTCACTGCAGATGAAATCTGGAACGAGATGCCGGGTGAGCGCGACAAGTTCGTGTTTACTGGCGAATGGTTCGAAGGCCTATTCGGTCTAGCTGAAGGCGAAGAGCTAAGCAACGAATTCTGGGCTGAAATCCAAACGGTTCGTGGCGCTGTGAACAAGCTTCTTGAAGATGCTCGTAAAGAGAAAACGATCGGTGGTGCACTGCAAGCTGAAGTGACTCTATACGCTGACGACGCACTAGCGGCGAAAATCAACAAGCTAGAAGATGAGCTACGTTTCGTACTTATCACTTCTGCAGCTGTTGTTAAGCCACTGGGCGAGAAGTCTGATGCAGCTCAAGAGACAGACGTTGCTGGTCTATTCGTTGAAGTTGCAGCTACTGAAGCTGAGAAGTGTGACCGTTGCTGGCACCACACTCCAGATGTAGGCACTATCGAAGGTCACGAGAAAGTTTGTGGTCGTTGTGTGTCGAACATCGATGGTGAAGGCGAAGTGCGTAAGTTCGCATAACAGCTCAGAGAAAGACTGAACTTTTTGTAAAAATCATAGCCCCAGTATCAACTGGGGTTATTTTTAATTATAGGAAATGTGTTTATACAAGTACGGTAATCAGGTCACTTAAATTGAGTAACAGTGAATACCAACTTCGTAAATACTAGGAATAGAAATGAGTGACGTTTCGTTAAAACAATCTGGTGTGCGTTGGCTATGGTTGGCCCTAGTGGTCTTCCTTGCCGATATCGGCATTAAACTCTTTGTCATGGATAACATGGGTTATGGCTGGGCAAACCGTATTGAGGTTCTGCCATTCTTTAACTTTTTGTACGTACATAACTATGGTGCAGCGTTTAGCTTCTTGAGCGATCAAAGTGGTTGGCAGCGTTGGTTATTTACGGGTATCGCATTTGCGGTAACGGGCATGCTGACGTACTGGATGAGCAAACTACCAGCTGCGGAGAAGTGGAATAACATTGCTTATGCGATCATCATTGGTGGTGCGGTTGGTAATGTGTTTGACCGAGTCGTACATGGCTTTGTTGTCGATTACTTAGACTTCTACTGGGGCACTTACCATTGGCCTGCATTTAACTTAGCGGATATGGGAATCTGTATCGGTGCTGCGATGATCATCCTAGATGGTTTCCGTAAGAAAGACGAAAGCAAATAGCTTGCCTCAAAGTCAGTCTATGACTCACAGAATAGAATAGCCCTAAGCGCTGTCGGTTGATTCCGACGGCGCTTTTTTTTATGCTTCAGTCAACAAGGAAGCAAAGCACAATGCATCCTCAAATAATAAAGAAATCTAAGGAAAGTAACGTGGCAGCAATTAAAAATGATTCAGCAGTAACTCTACATTTTACGATTAAAATGAAGGATGGTTCAGTTGCCGATAGCACCGAAAATATGGGCAAACCTGCAAAGTTCGTCATGGGCGATGGCAGCCTAAGTGAGAACTTTGAAGCGTGCTTACTTGGACTTGAAGCTGGAACTGAAAAGTCTATCGAACTGAAAGCGGAAGATGCGTTTGGTATGCCAAACCCTGATCATATTCATTATATGGATCGTGCTAAGTTTGTTGGTGATTCTGAAGTTGAAGTGGGTACTATCATGGCATTCTCTGGTCCTGATGGGATGGAAATTCCAGGTATTATTACTGAGATCGCAGGTGATTCAGTGACGGTTGATTTTAATCACCCACTCGCAGGTCAAGACGTTACGTTTGACGTCAATATCTTAACGGTAGAATAACTCTCTTAACGTTAGAATAAGATAGCCTTACTGCGGTGATGTCACCTAGAGCTTCACTGTCTAGACGCTTCACTGTAGAATGCGAACCTCGCTGACGGCGAACTCTATAGAAACAACCTTAGTACCGCGGTAAATGATGAGCAATGAAATGAAAATAATGTTAGCTAACCCTCGTGGCTTTTGTGCCGGTGTCGATCGTGCGATCAGCATCGTAGAGCGTGCACTTGAAATGTATCAGCCACCGATCTATGTTCGCCATGAAGTGGTACACAACCGCTTTGTTGTTGAGGGGCTCAAGCAACGTGGTGCTATTTTTGTCGAAGAACTGAGTGAAGTGCCTGACGACAATATCGTGATTTTCTCTGCTCACGGTGTTTCTCAAGCGGTTCGTAAAGAAGCGAAAGAGCGCGAGCTAACGGTATTCGATGCAACCTGTCCTTTGGTGACTAAAGTTCATATGGAGGTTGCTCGTGCGAGCCGCAAACATATGGAAGTAGTACTGATCGGTCACGCGGGTCACCCGGAAGTTGAAGGCACTATGGGTCAGTACGCGAGTCAAACAGGTGGTATGTACTTGGTTGAAAGACCAGAAGACGTACAAAACCTAGTGGTTAATGATCCAAGTAACTTACACTACGTGAGCCAAACTACGCTGTCTGTTGATGAAACGGCAGATGTAATTGAAGAGTTACGTCGTGTATTCCCTGAGATTCAAGGCCCTCGTAAAGACGACATCTGTTATGCGACTCAAAACCGTCAAGACGCGGTGCGTGAGATGGCGAATGACGTTGATGTGGTGATAGTGGTTGGTTCTAAGAACTCATCGAACTCTACACGCCTAAAAGAGCTAGCTGAGAAGCTAGGCACACCAGGCTACCTAACGGATTGCCCAGAAGATATTCAGACTGAATGGGTTGAAGGCAAGAAGAAAATCGGCGTAACGGCTGGTGCTTCTGCTCCTGAAGAGTTAGTTAACCAAATCTTAGATCGTATCCGCGAACTAGGTGCGACTGGCGTTGAAGAGATTCAAGGTCGCGAAGAGAACATGTTCTTCGAAGTACCGAAAGAGCTGCAGATCAAGCAAGTAGATTAATCTCTATTGATTCGAGCACTAGCGATTCGCAAATACTATCGATTTGTAAACAGTAGGAAGCCAACGTTGATGCGTTGGCTTTTTTGATCGTGTTTTATGTCCCGTCCGAGATGTGTTTACTGAAGACCGAGCTGTTCTTTTAAAGTCTTGAGGTAACGACGGCTAACAGGGACTTCGAAGCCAGTCAGGGTAATGATCTCCGCTAATCCATTTTCTAGCAACTTGATCTCTTGGATCGATTTTATGTTGATCAAATATTGTCGGTGACAGCGGATCAAATCGGTCTTTTCTTCCAAGATCTTAAGCGTTAGTTGTGAGGTCGCGGTTTGTGATGAGCTACGAACATGCACACCGCTGATATCTGAATAAGCACACTCGACCGTTTGGCTTGCCATGATCACTATGCGGTTGTGACCAATGCACGGGATTTGCTCTAAGTGGCAGGGAGCAATCGCTGAGATGTTTTGTTCTGGCGCTTTCTGGTTCTGCTTGATGACTTTATTCAGACGACAAACACTCTTGTTTAATCGACAAGGTTCAACTGGCTTGAGTAGGTAATCAAAGGCATTGTCTTCAAAGGCTTGAATCGCATATTGGTCGTAAGCGGTGACGAACACCACGTAGGGCATGGTGTCTGGGTCAAGCATGCTCAGCAATTCAATCCCTGTAACCTGAGGCATTTGGATATCCAAATACACCACATCAGGCTTGAGAAGGTTGATCTGCTTAAGTCCTTCAATTGCGTTACTCGCTTGACCAATGACTTCGACTTCTCCGGTTTCGGTCAGAAGTTCAATCAGTTCTTCGCGAGCAAAAAGCTCATCATCGATAACTAATGCTTTTAACATCCTACAATCTTCATTTTTGTGCTATCCCTGCTTGATTCACGCTTATCTTTTTAATGTCTGCTAAATGTTACTACTGGGGAGCGAACACCTACAAAAAGACCTCTATTTTAGTTTAGGTATGATAAAGCTCATTCGAGTAAATTGCTGTGGTTGAGATTCTATTTTTAGTGCTGAATCTTGTCCAAAGAAATTAGTGAGTCGTTTATCAACAATTTCCATCCCTAATCCTACATGATCTTGAGATGGCTTCTGATAATTACCCGCGTTGTCTTCAACGGTTAACTTGAATCCATCCTCGAAAGCCTCGCTATAGATCTTCACTGTGCCACCTTCTAGCATGTTCGAAATGCCATGCTTGATGGCGTTCTCAACCAATGGTTGCAGGGTAAAGCTTGGTAGTTGTGACTCGTATAACTGTGGGTCTATGTCCCATTCCACTTCTAACCGGTCGGTAAAACGTGCCTTTTCAATGGTGAGATACGCATTGACGTGTGCAAGCTCGTCTTTGAGTTTCACAGTGTTGATGTTCTGCTTAAGGTTGCTCCTAAAGAAGTGAGAGAGGTGTTGGATAAGCTCTCGCGCTTTATCAGGGTCACGACGTGTTACTGCGCTGATAGTATTAAGCGCATTGAACAAG includes:
- the btsR gene encoding two-component system response regulator BtsR; its protein translation is MLKALVIDDELFAREELIELLTETGEVEVIGQASNAIEGLKQINLLKPDVVYLDIQMPQVTGIELLSMLDPDTMPYVVFVTAYDQYAIQAFEDNAFDYLLKPVEPCRLNKSVCRLNKVIKQNQKAPEQNISAIAPCHLEQIPCIGHNRIVIMASQTVECAYSDISGVHVRSSSQTATSQLTLKILEEKTDLIRCHRQYLINIKSIQEIKLLENGLAEIITLTGFEVPVSRRYLKTLKEQLGLQ